Proteins from one Sulfurovum sp. TSL1 genomic window:
- a CDS encoding MFS transporter — protein MKHINKNVIMLGWVSYFTDMASAMIMPILPIFVVIVLDEGMDKLGIIVAISTFASYALRLVSGYISDRYGIVKPLVVGGYAFSALSKPLIGFTQGYKTVAGLQVAERLGKGLRSAPKDVMIVQYIRAHASGKTFGFHKMMDIAGELSGALILFALLWYFGQSETVMRNIFYATFVPGIIGLVIVTFFVRDVPKPMTQSQQSFTLTQDDKKTIGALFFYFLFLLFAFNPSFFTMQAKAVGIATAVIPLLFVVSSGVQTLSSYIFGILIDRFGVKRVLAFSYACGAAAQGSLMLQSPFFTWISYVFLGLFTVASLNANRAFIAQSATNKGSVYGIFYAGVALFGALGAYISGLIWEHMNMKIALVYAFSGTLALTLFFLLMKGRHEN, from the coding sequence ATGAAACATATCAATAAAAATGTCATTATGCTGGGTTGGGTAAGTTATTTTACTGATATGGCTTCTGCAATGATCATGCCCATTTTACCTATTTTTGTTGTTATAGTCTTGGATGAGGGTATGGACAAACTGGGTATTATCGTAGCGATATCTACTTTTGCCTCATATGCACTTCGTTTGGTATCGGGTTATATCTCTGACAGATATGGTATTGTCAAACCTTTGGTTGTGGGAGGATATGCTTTTTCTGCCTTGAGCAAGCCTCTGATAGGATTTACACAGGGGTATAAAACTGTAGCAGGCTTACAGGTGGCGGAGAGATTGGGGAAAGGACTGCGTTCTGCTCCCAAAGATGTGATGATCGTCCAGTATATCAGAGCACATGCATCGGGTAAAACCTTTGGTTTTCATAAGATGATGGACATCGCAGGAGAACTGAGCGGTGCGTTGATACTCTTTGCATTGCTTTGGTACTTTGGTCAGAGTGAAACGGTCATGCGTAACATCTTTTATGCTACTTTTGTTCCTGGTATCATAGGACTTGTGATCGTCACATTTTTTGTGCGTGATGTACCTAAGCCAATGACCCAATCCCAACAATCATTTACATTGACTCAGGATGACAAAAAAACGATCGGTGCACTGTTCTTTTATTTTCTATTTTTACTTTTTGCCTTCAACCCTTCTTTTTTTACGATGCAGGCCAAAGCGGTTGGCATTGCCACAGCTGTCATACCGCTGCTTTTTGTGGTATCTTCTGGAGTACAGACACTGAGCAGTTATATTTTTGGCATACTTATTGATCGATTCGGCGTGAAACGTGTCCTGGCATTCTCTTATGCCTGCGGCGCTGCTGCTCAAGGATCTTTAATGCTGCAGAGTCCTTTTTTTACATGGATCTCCTATGTTTTCCTGGGCCTTTTCACTGTGGCGTCTCTGAATGCCAACCGTGCCTTTATAGCACAAAGTGCAACCAATAAAGGTTCGGTCTATGGCATTTTTTACGCTGGAGTAGCACTCTTTGGCGCATTGGGAGCATATATTTCCGGGCTCATCTGGGAACATATGAATATGAAGATCGCATTGGTCTATGCTTTTTCGGGAACACTGGCACTGACACTCTTTTTTCTTTTAATGAAAGGTCGTCATGAAAACTAA
- a CDS encoding membrane integrity-associated transporter subunit PqiC, protein MTRIKLLFTLSVLLIVSGCTLKNYYVLSTASQPKEMYPYKSQVIGVEKVAVPKYLFKREIAVAKSSNHVIFLGGSAWAEDMDTGLTRRLISFLQKKFKQPGVYAYPWGTDGQPDIKINVQVSRFIAQEGTVYLDASWEAREMRTDRRVLKLFSTTVPTNEDAGSIVNAMDSAFAQLEEEIARGVREL, encoded by the coding sequence ATGACCAGGATCAAACTACTATTCACCTTGAGCGTTCTATTGATAGTCAGTGGCTGTACCTTGAAGAACTATTATGTTCTTTCTACTGCTTCTCAACCCAAAGAGATGTATCCTTATAAGTCTCAAGTGATAGGGGTTGAGAAGGTTGCGGTACCCAAGTATCTTTTTAAAAGAGAGATCGCAGTCGCAAAATCATCGAACCATGTCATATTTTTAGGGGGCTCAGCATGGGCCGAAGATATGGATACCGGATTGACACGCAGGCTGATCTCCTTTTTACAAAAAAAGTTTAAACAGCCTGGTGTGTATGCATATCCCTGGGGTACAGATGGTCAACCGGACATCAAGATCAATGTGCAAGTATCACGTTTCATTGCTCAGGAAGGTACGGTCTATCTTGATGCAAGCTGGGAAGCAAGAGAGATGCGAACCGACAGAAGAGTACTTAAATTATTTAGTACAACCGTGCCAACGAATGAAGATGCCGGCAGTATCGTGAATGCTATGGACAGTGCATTTGCACAATTGGAAGAAGAGATAGCCAGAGGAGTCAGGGAGCTTTAG
- a CDS encoding intermembrane transport protein PqiB — protein sequence MSTQRPTIEESSQFNLITSIWIVPFIALIIAGWLAYQYFSELGPEIEIIFPENAGLHAGQSQIKYRNVPIGTVKKIVLQEEGEGVKVIARMEKSATPYLNTHAKFWIVKPVVGISGVSGLETLISGTYIDMFSAKDGEPKRSFHGLTQAYRYTEDGMYFQLSAPTSYNVKKGTPVYFKNIEAGQVEHVNISLDGQGVEFVVFINKLYVPYVHRSSKFWVTSAVEMSLAHGRLDVNVAPVTHLLQGGIEFSSTGENTSDTVPDKFVFRLYKNANLAEGQVIGKGGDFINTFEILTEDPIAKLKKGALVQYEGYEVGRVKDIALSYNKQTHKILGKILVDIDLSSFASKHDDITSCQQKFYQALEEGLSAKISSADPFTGTLFVDLVFETNTTRRSIVQGEHFVRLPSVPNDTRGIVDGIEKLVASLNKVVGENAEPLRKIVADLQQTVNNLNAMTEAKSFKTMPEEMDKAMKELTTTLRTAKKVLKGYDSNSLLTHQISQTLKEVTETSQEMQEFLKLMNRKPNSLIFGDK from the coding sequence ATGTCAACACAGCGACCTACCATAGAAGAATCCAGTCAATTCAATCTGATCACCTCCATATGGATCGTACCGTTTATCGCACTCATTATAGCCGGATGGTTAGCCTATCAGTATTTTTCCGAACTCGGACCTGAAATCGAAATTATTTTTCCGGAAAACGCAGGATTGCATGCGGGGCAGAGTCAGATCAAATACAGAAATGTCCCCATTGGTACAGTAAAAAAGATCGTATTGCAAGAAGAGGGTGAAGGTGTGAAGGTGATCGCAAGAATGGAAAAATCTGCCACCCCTTATCTCAATACCCATGCAAAATTCTGGATCGTCAAGCCTGTGGTAGGGATCTCCGGTGTCTCAGGTCTGGAGACTTTGATATCCGGAACCTATATCGATATGTTCTCTGCCAAAGACGGAGAGCCTAAGAGATCTTTTCATGGTCTGACACAGGCGTACAGGTACACAGAAGACGGTATGTACTTTCAGCTTAGTGCCCCCACAAGCTACAATGTCAAAAAAGGTACACCGGTCTATTTTAAAAATATCGAGGCGGGTCAGGTAGAACACGTGAACATCTCTTTGGATGGGCAGGGTGTTGAGTTTGTGGTGTTCATCAACAAACTCTATGTACCCTATGTGCACAGAAGTTCCAAGTTCTGGGTTACGAGCGCAGTCGAGATGAGTCTGGCTCATGGCAGGCTTGATGTCAATGTCGCGCCCGTGACGCATTTGTTACAAGGAGGTATAGAATTCTCTTCTACGGGAGAAAATACTTCTGATACGGTACCTGATAAATTTGTTTTCCGTCTTTACAAAAATGCCAATCTGGCAGAAGGACAGGTGATCGGGAAAGGCGGAGATTTTATCAATACCTTTGAAATCCTGACCGAGGACCCTATCGCTAAACTCAAAAAAGGTGCACTGGTACAGTATGAAGGGTATGAAGTAGGGCGTGTAAAAGATATTGCACTTTCCTATAATAAACAGACACATAAGATACTCGGGAAAATTCTTGTTGATATAGACCTCTCTTCTTTTGCTTCAAAGCATGATGATATAACAAGTTGCCAACAGAAATTCTATCAGGCTTTGGAGGAGGGGTTAAGTGCGAAAATATCTTCTGCAGACCCATTTACGGGTACACTTTTTGTTGATTTGGTTTTTGAAACGAATACTACACGCAGAAGTATAGTACAAGGAGAGCATTTTGTGCGTCTTCCTTCTGTTCCTAATGATACAAGAGGCATAGTCGATGGGATTGAAAAACTGGTGGCTTCTCTCAATAAAGTGGTGGGTGAGAATGCAGAGCCTTTACGGAAAATAGTGGCAGACCTGCAGCAGACCGTGAATAATCTCAATGCAATGACTGAGGCTAAAAGCTTTAAAACGATGCCTGAGGAGATGGATAAAGCCATGAAAGAGTTGACAACAACACTACGTACAGCGAAAAAGGTACTCAAAGGGTATGACAGTAATTCACTCTTAACGCATCAAATTTCTCAAACGCTCAAAGAGGTGACAGAAACATCTCAAGAGATGCAGGAGTTCCTCAAACTGATGAACCGTAAACCAAATTCACTTATTTTTGGAGATAAATAA
- a CDS encoding paraquat-inducible protein A gives MIEIDEDKLIRCPVCGAVNIDKGRENRCRRCDAAMYHHKVFSTERSWAYLITAMIAYIPANIYPMLITKQFGSEEGNTLLGGVVMLWEHGSYPIAMIIFVASILIPVLKFLVLIYLLISVKYPIGKDKKVNKHKLYYMTEVIGPWSMIDVFVVAILAALIHLANIEIIAGMAATAFALSVFFTLLAAHAFNERLIKGYQ, from the coding sequence GTGATAGAGATAGACGAAGACAAACTTATAAGATGCCCGGTATGCGGGGCTGTGAATATAGACAAGGGCAGAGAGAACAGGTGCCGTCGTTGCGATGCTGCTATGTATCACCATAAAGTTTTCAGTACAGAAAGATCATGGGCATACCTGATCACTGCTATGATCGCCTATATACCTGCCAATATCTATCCTATGCTGATCACTAAACAGTTCGGAAGCGAGGAGGGCAATACACTCTTGGGCGGTGTTGTGATGTTATGGGAACACGGTTCCTATCCTATCGCTATGATCATCTTTGTTGCATCCATTCTGATACCTGTACTCAAGTTTCTTGTTTTGATTTATTTGTTGATTAGTGTAAAATACCCTATAGGGAAAGATAAGAAGGTCAATAAGCATAAATTGTATTATATGACAGAGGTCATCGGCCCATGGTCTATGATCGATGTTTTTGTGGTAGCCATACTTGCCGCACTCATTCATCTTGCCAATATCGAGATCATTGCGGGAATGGCAGCGACTGCTTTTGCACTCTCCGTATTTTTTACACTGTTAGCAGCACATGCTTTCAATGAACGTCTAATTAAGGGATATCAATAA